Proteins from a genomic interval of Paenibacillus lentus:
- a CDS encoding bacteriophage abortive infection AbiH family protein — protein MQLFVIGNGFDREHELATNYWNFRAYLKKVDPSFLHCFEEHYDIYPKRDEETKKKMLWNDLEANLANIDEDDIVEQAVSIDMGLESGDIGIEDTLHQYFLDEYKYIDQLAIHLKRWVRSIRIRDVQPRTTLINNFNDAIYITFNYTAVLETVYKVSENNIIHIHGSLRRRDDDPALGHGNIKRIENIQEKRKKAEKIFDEKEISICRVVEQYYKQTYKNVNKFTYKLQSLNDKDIDEIIILGHSLAGVDIPYFEYIDILTKQKCNWTVYYYCENEQHRMFNSLIKCGVDAEKIEMVPSSKFYDL, from the coding sequence GTGCAATTATTTGTAATAGGAAATGGGTTTGACAGAGAACATGAATTAGCGACAAATTATTGGAATTTTAGAGCGTACTTAAAGAAGGTAGACCCTAGCTTCCTTCATTGCTTTGAGGAGCATTATGACATTTACCCAAAACGCGATGAAGAGACAAAAAAGAAAATGTTATGGAATGACTTAGAGGCTAACCTCGCTAATATTGATGAAGATGACATTGTTGAGCAAGCTGTTAGTATAGACATGGGTTTGGAAAGCGGTGATATTGGTATTGAAGATACGTTACATCAATACTTTTTGGACGAATATAAGTACATAGATCAATTAGCAATACATCTGAAACGATGGGTAAGAAGTATACGAATCCGTGATGTACAGCCCAGAACAACCCTTATTAATAATTTTAATGACGCAATTTATATTACGTTCAACTATACAGCAGTATTAGAAACGGTGTATAAAGTGAGTGAAAATAATATAATACATATTCATGGCTCCTTAAGGCGACGTGATGATGATCCTGCACTAGGACATGGCAATATAAAAAGAATAGAAAATATTCAAGAAAAGCGTAAAAAAGCTGAAAAAATATTTGATGAAAAGGAAATAAGTATTTGCAGAGTTGTGGAGCAATATTACAAACAAACTTATAAAAATGTTAATAAATTCACCTACAAACTACAAAGCTTAAATGACAAAGATATTGATGAAATTATTATTCTTGGTCATTCACTTGCGGGTGTTGATATTCCTTATTTCGAATATATTGATATACTTACAAAGCAAAAATGCAATTGGACGGTATATTATTACTGCGAAAACGAACAGCATAGAATGTTCAACAGCTTAATTAAATGTGGTG
- a CDS encoding helix-turn-helix transcriptional regulator → MNNHLGKYVRQTIIPSEISNLEAAKRLGIDQSSLSALLNGESSLTTDLAVRLENTFGANSKQLLEMQASYVQQEIVLTEKANNIYHFIPSFLTIKARQIEEWADRYLEARSLLPVLLRKLVHSTGNGLIKVDFPGYDNSQRRGSDGFVQANDATPWVPIGDSYWEFGTDKNPLVKAGDDFNARLASIEACIRIQSTYIFVTPRNWPAKIKWETEKNATGEWKNVRVFDANDLEQWLEQSVPAQIWLAEQLNLTTSGYETLNQAWNRWANASDPHLTPSLFAPSIAMYRETFKNWLEKGSNKPFVVTADSHLEALAFLACLFDDKELNNYKDLSAVFTSPDALRVLVSSKVTFIPIVYSDTVERELIDTYNRLHCILYRPRNVVDIVPDVKLDLLSHETFKEALTSMGIEDSDIDRLARESGRSPTILRRRLSKNAAISKPDWARNDDSAKSLVPMALIGAWHFKSNADQKILSSIADQSYEIIENDIAPLLKLEDSPVWSVGDYRGVASKIDAVFAIAHVMTVADLNRFFRAAEFVLSEINPALELPEKDRWAASLYDKKRSHSNALRAGICETLVILSVHGNNLFHSRLGLNVEYHIVTLIRKLLTPLTLEKMLSHSDDLPHYAEAAPEEFMNIIETDLNNSNPVTLSLLKPVDSNLFGASPARTGLLWGLESLAWRPKNLWRVAAILAQLSQVKIEDNWGNKPINSLKAIFRSWMPQTAASVEQRLKVLEIIIKRFPAIGWEICIEQIKSGTKIGGYNYKPNWRGDASGAGQVVTQKERYTFNRNALDNLIAWPTHDEETLGDLVKCLQGLPKKDQNKIWDLIDDWSKNTNEYAKAVLREYIRQYAFTRLSRKRKLSEVTRDRARHSYDLLQPHNPIIRYAWLFADQWILESSDVIVEENYDFSKHEEQISQLRHEAIKEIWNKFGFEGIKQLIIDSNAANVIGQYLTSVVTGVQAQSEFIQQLLSLNGDYQIKAEWCLRGFLLEIKDNLRIELLQLTAEELTTNDRERLLLSAPFERSTWCLLDGNEALRAAYWRNVFPSWAQHTTVDYNEIIDCLLDAQRPRAAFHAIHMNFKYVDTSRLMRLLYTIGSVNVEPVGSYRLNSYHISKALSSLDGRSEVTVDEMARLEFMFFDALSDSEHEIPNLERLISTSPLVYVQALVLCFKRRGEGEDPKEWGVEDSEQRSSLASTAYRLLQRIKRIPGTNEEGEIDVAILKEWIAEVRRLCGVYGRTEVGEECIGQLLSKAPEKDGLWPCKEVCEAMEEYLSPGIQTGFRIGIMNSRGIEWRDEGGKQERELAAKYYDMAERIYFEYPFVGRVLEEVAKSYEHEAKWQDTEEDVLKRIEN, encoded by the coding sequence ATGAATAACCATTTAGGCAAATACGTACGTCAAACGATTATTCCCTCAGAAATATCTAATTTAGAAGCCGCCAAAAGACTAGGGATAGATCAATCATCGTTATCTGCTCTTCTTAATGGCGAATCATCGTTAACCACAGACTTGGCAGTTCGCTTGGAAAATACCTTTGGCGCAAACAGTAAGCAATTACTTGAAATGCAGGCCTCTTACGTTCAACAGGAAATCGTACTAACTGAGAAGGCCAATAACATCTACCACTTTATTCCCAGCTTCTTGACAATCAAGGCGAGGCAAATAGAAGAATGGGCTGATCGTTACCTAGAAGCCAGAAGTCTACTTCCTGTACTGTTGAGAAAACTGGTGCACTCAACTGGCAACGGACTTATCAAGGTCGATTTCCCAGGTTACGACAATTCGCAGCGTAGGGGCTCTGATGGCTTTGTCCAAGCAAATGATGCAACACCTTGGGTACCTATAGGTGATTCATACTGGGAGTTTGGGACCGATAAAAATCCATTGGTAAAGGCAGGGGACGATTTTAATGCTCGGTTAGCTTCAATTGAAGCTTGCATAAGAATACAAAGTACTTATATTTTTGTCACCCCTCGTAATTGGCCTGCTAAGATAAAATGGGAAACAGAGAAAAATGCAACTGGTGAATGGAAAAATGTCAGAGTCTTTGATGCGAATGATCTTGAACAATGGTTAGAACAATCTGTACCAGCGCAAATTTGGCTTGCGGAGCAACTTAACCTAACAACTAGTGGTTACGAGACACTGAATCAAGCATGGAACCGTTGGGCAAATGCTAGTGATCCCCATCTTACACCTTCATTATTTGCTCCTTCGATTGCTATGTATCGAGAGACCTTTAAGAATTGGCTAGAAAAGGGAAGCAATAAACCGTTTGTTGTCACTGCTGATTCTCATTTGGAAGCACTAGCATTTTTGGCATGCTTGTTTGACGATAAGGAACTGAACAATTATAAGGATCTATCGGCAGTTTTCACATCACCTGATGCTCTAAGAGTCCTCGTTTCTTCAAAGGTAACATTTATTCCCATCGTTTATTCTGATACTGTAGAACGTGAACTCATTGACACTTATAACCGGCTTCATTGCATTCTATACAGACCCCGTAATGTCGTCGACATTGTTCCTGATGTTAAACTTGACTTACTTAGTCATGAGACTTTCAAAGAAGCTCTTACCTCAATGGGAATAGAGGATAGCGATATCGATAGGCTTGCTAGAGAATCTGGGCGGTCACCAACAATTTTACGCCGGCGCCTTTCTAAAAACGCTGCAATTAGTAAACCAGATTGGGCACGAAATGATGACAGTGCAAAGTCTCTTGTACCCATGGCATTAATCGGTGCCTGGCACTTTAAATCAAATGCCGATCAAAAGATATTATCGAGTATCGCGGATCAAAGTTATGAAATAATTGAAAACGATATTGCTCCATTGCTTAAGCTAGAGGACAGTCCAGTATGGTCAGTGGGTGATTATCGAGGTGTTGCTTCGAAGATTGATGCAGTGTTTGCAATTGCGCATGTCATGACAGTAGCTGATCTTAATCGTTTTTTCAGGGCTGCTGAATTTGTATTATCCGAAATTAACCCAGCTTTAGAGTTACCTGAAAAAGATCGATGGGCTGCCTCACTTTACGACAAAAAACGATCCCATTCAAATGCATTGCGTGCAGGCATCTGTGAAACACTTGTCATTTTATCTGTTCATGGCAATAATCTATTTCATAGTCGACTTGGTCTTAATGTAGAATATCATATTGTCACATTGATCCGAAAGCTCTTAACACCACTGACATTAGAAAAGATGCTCTCACATAGTGATGATCTTCCACACTATGCAGAGGCTGCACCAGAAGAATTCATGAATATTATAGAGACGGACTTAAATAACAGTAACCCTGTTACTCTTAGTCTTCTCAAACCAGTTGACAGCAATCTATTTGGTGCTAGCCCAGCACGGACAGGACTTCTCTGGGGCTTGGAATCCCTTGCATGGAGGCCGAAAAATTTATGGCGTGTAGCGGCAATATTAGCTCAGCTCTCTCAAGTTAAGATTGAAGATAATTGGGGAAACAAACCCATTAATAGCCTGAAGGCAATTTTCAGGTCTTGGATGCCCCAAACAGCGGCATCGGTGGAACAAAGGTTGAAGGTACTTGAGATTATTATCAAGCGTTTTCCAGCTATCGGCTGGGAAATATGTATTGAACAAATTAAATCCGGTACTAAAATAGGAGGCTACAACTATAAACCTAATTGGCGCGGAGACGCATCAGGAGCTGGGCAGGTTGTTACACAAAAAGAAAGATATACCTTTAACCGAAATGCTCTAGATAATTTAATAGCTTGGCCAACTCATGACGAGGAGACGCTCGGAGATCTGGTTAAATGTCTTCAAGGACTTCCTAAAAAAGATCAAAATAAGATTTGGGATCTAATCGATGATTGGTCAAAAAATACTAATGAATATGCCAAAGCCGTATTGCGGGAATATATTCGACAGTATGCTTTTACTCGACTAAGCCGCAAGCGGAAACTTAGTGAGGTAACACGTGATCGTGCTCGTCATTCTTATGATCTCCTCCAGCCTCATAATCCTATTATTCGTTATGCCTGGCTGTTTGCTGATCAATGGATACTTGAATCAAGTGATGTAATCGTAGAAGAGAACTATGACTTTTCTAAACATGAAGAGCAAATTAGCCAATTGCGCCACGAGGCTATCAAAGAAATTTGGAACAAATTTGGCTTTGAAGGAATTAAGCAGCTAATTATAGATAGCAATGCAGCTAATGTTATTGGGCAATATCTAACATCAGTTGTTACTGGAGTCCAAGCACAAAGCGAATTCATTCAACAGTTACTTTCACTAAACGGAGATTATCAAATAAAAGCCGAGTGGTGCCTTAGAGGATTTTTGTTGGAGATTAAAGATAATTTGCGTATTGAGTTACTTCAACTTACAGCCGAGGAGTTAACTACGAATGATCGTGAGAGATTACTCCTAAGCGCACCATTTGAAAGATCAACTTGGTGTCTCTTGGATGGGAATGAAGCACTCCGTGCTGCTTACTGGAGGAATGTTTTTCCCTCCTGGGCTCAACATACGACTGTTGATTATAATGAGATCATTGATTGTCTTTTGGATGCACAGCGACCTCGTGCAGCTTTTCATGCTATTCATATGAATTTTAAGTATGTTGATACTTCACGCCTTATGCGGCTCCTGTATACCATAGGCAGTGTGAATGTTGAACCGGTGGGTTCATATAGGTTAAATAGCTACCATATCTCTAAGGCATTAAGTTCTCTTGATGGACGGTCAGAAGTTACTGTGGATGAAATGGCGCGGTTAGAGTTTATGTTTTTTGACGCTCTCAGCGACAGTGAACACGAAATTCCAAACCTTGAACGTCTAATTTCCACATCACCTCTAGTGTATGTTCAAGCTTTAGTACTCTGCTTCAAAAGAAGAGGCGAAGGAGAGGATCCGAAAGAATGGGGAGTGGAAGACTCGGAGCAGCGGTCATCACTTGCATCAACTGCTTATCGCCTGCTCCAGCGGATAAAAAGGATACCTGGAACTAACGAAGAGGGAGAAATCGACGTTGCGATATTGAAGGAGTGGATTGCCGAAGTTAGGCGTCTATGCGGTGTTTATGGGCGTACCGAAGTTGGAGAAGAGTGCATTGGACAATTGCTTTCAAAGGCTCCTGAAAAAGACGGGTTATGGCCGTGCAAAGAAGTGTGTGAGGCGATGGAAGAGTACTTGTCACCTGGGATTCAAACAGGTTTTCGTATAGGAATTATGAATTCACGAGGTATTGAATGGCGTGACGAAGGCGGAAAACAAGAACGTGAGTTGGCCGCAAAGTATTACGATATGGCAGAACGGATATACTTTGAATATCCATTTGTCGGGAGAGTTCTTGAAGAAGTAGCCAAATCATACGAACATGAAGCCAAATGGCAAGATACAGAGGAAGATGTTTTAAAAAGAATCGAAAATTAG
- a CDS encoding YolD-like family protein yields MAKNKVAKRPTRDEFVLEEMGNQLTEAYYENSEIVLTVWGWEETVRGQIDKMDSRTGKVHIMQNDRAVVKVSFMDIMEVNYPRD; encoded by the coding sequence ATGGCAAAGAATAAAGTAGCGAAGAGACCCACGAGAGACGAATTTGTACTTGAAGAGATGGGAAACCAATTAACAGAGGCATATTACGAAAACTCTGAAATTGTCCTTACTGTGTGGGGATGGGAAGAGACTGTTCGTGGACAAATTGACAAGATGGATTCAAGAACAGGGAAAGTACATATCATGCAAAATGATAGAGCTGTAGTTAAAGTGTCGTTTATGGATATTATGGAGGTCAATTATCCTAGAGATTAA